GACTCGAAGTTTCGTTAATTGAAGCGGGGCCGCAAATCCTAGCTCCATTCGATAGTGAAATGTCTTCTATTTTGGCAAAAGAGCTTGATGAGCATGGCGTTAATCTTATTTTTTCGGATATGGTCCAAGGGTTTGCCGAGGTTGGAGAACAGATTCAGGTTCAATTAGCAAGTGGTACTGTACTTCAAAGTGACATGGTCCTGCTAGCTATCGGCGTTTCGCCTGACACCTCTTTCTTGAAGGACAGCGGCTTAGAATTCGGTCCTCGCGGCCATATTGTGGTCAATGAACGGATGGAGACAAATCTGGATCAAGTGTACGCTGTAGGTGACGCGGTTGAAGTGGTTGATTTCGTAAACGGAACTAAAACCGCCATTCCACTAGCAGGCCCTGCCAATAAGCAAGGACGGATTGCAGCGGACAACGTTAGTGGTTTAGGCACTACTTACAAGGGTTCCCAAGGAACCTCCATCATCAAAGTATTTGGAATCACAGGTGCTTCTACCGGTAATAATGAAAAAACACTACAACGCTTAGGCTTACCTTATCACGTGATTTATGTACATCCAAGCTCTCATGCAACCTATTATCCTGGGGCAACTCCGATATCTATGAAGCTGATTTTTGATCCAAAAGGTACAGTGCTCGGAGCACAAGCTGTTGGTTATAGCGGCGTAGATAAACGTATCGACGATATTGCTACAGTGATTCGCTTCAGAGGTACGGTCACTGATTTAACAGAATTGGAGCTTACTTACGCCCCTCCTTATTCTTCCGCTAAAGATCCGGTGAATATGGCTGGCTTTGCCGCTGAGAATATTTTGAAAGGCATGACCACAGTATTCGTTCCTAAGGATTTAGAAGGTCGCGATAAGAACAATACCATTTTGGTTGACGTACGTTCGGAAATCGAGCATGCCAACGGTCATATTGAAGGCTCCATTAACATCCCTGTAGATAATCTACGTGGTCGTCTAGCCGAGCTTGATCCTAGTAAAGAAATTTGGGTGTATTGCCAAGTTGGACTTAGAGGCTACACCGCTTCCCGGATTTTGCAGCAAAAAGGTTTCCGTGTGAAGAATCTGACTGGTGGTTATAAGACGTACCAACTGAGCAAATATTCGCCTAAAAAAGATGACTTAACGCCAAACGCAGTTCATTCAGCGGCCCGTAAAGAAATTGCAGCAACAGTAGCACCGGCGGAAATGGGGACTGGGACAATTGGAGCTGGAACAGCTACTGTTATCGAATCAACTACAGCTTCCGCGTCCATCTCTAGCGCACCAGTCTCACCCCCAGTCAAGCAAGAATTGGATCTAACACCTGATTCCGTGCTTGATGCCTGCGGACTATGCTGCCCAGGGCCACTGATTCAAGTCAAGATGAGTATGGATCCGCTTCTGGACGGACAAATCTTGAAGGTAACGGCATCCGATCCAGGATTCTTCGAAGATATTAAGGCATGGGCTCGCATGTCCCAGAACACGCTTTTGCAATTAACGAAGCTGCCTACTGGTATGATTGAAGCTTATCTGCGCAAAGGAATTACCGAGGATTCAGCATCAGCCGCCGCCGGAGCAGGTGTGCAAGCAATCCAAACAAACAACGCAAGCACGATGGTAGTGTTCAGCGGTGATTTGGATAAAGCGATCGCATCCTTCATCATTGCCAATGGAGCAGCCTCCAGCGGTAAAAAGGTTACCATGTTCTTTACCTTCTGGGGCCTGAACATTATCCGCAAGGATGAGAAAGTGCCTGTGAACAAGAACTTCATCGGCAAAATGTTCGGTGCTATGATGCCACGCGGCAGCCGTAAATTGACGCTTTCAAATATGAACATGATGGGCATGGGTTCCAAGATGATTCGCTCTGTAATGAAGAACAATAATGTCTCTTCATTAGAAGAATTGATTCAGATGGCTGTTGACCAAGGCGTCGAGATCGTCGCTTGCCAAATGTCTATGGATCTTATGGGCATCACCCGCGAAGAACTAATCGACGGCGTTGGAATCGGCGGGGTAGGTTATTACCTCGGCCAAGCCGACCAATCAAGTCATAACCTATTTATCTAAATTGTTAACAGTAAAGAGACTCCTCTATTTATATAGAAGAGTCTCTTTTTACGGCTGTTCTTTTCAATGAATCCCGAATTCTACTCTACAGCCAAAGCATTAAACTCTTGCAGATCCTTGGCTAAATCTTCTTCCGTGTATTTCCCTTGCCCGAACCCAACCAGCGCCCGTAGCGGCATATATTTCATCATCGCCATGAACATTTCTGGATTATCGTCCATCGCACCTTCCATTCCAAAAATACTACTGAATTTCTTAACTTGTTCTGCCGTACGTGGATTGTCTAGCAAGTCACCGATGGTACTGTTGCGGTGATAACGCAACG
This window of the Paenibacillus sp. FSL R10-2734 genome carries:
- a CDS encoding FAD-dependent oxidoreductase; amino-acid sequence: MSKKVLIVGGVAGGASAAARLRRLDEEAHIVMFERDPYISFANCGLPYYIGGSIQDRSKLLVQTPEAMYNRFNIDVRIQSEVVSIDPVNKKVRVESKEKGSYEESYDALILSPGAKPIRPNLPGIESSKIHMLRNIPDTDKIKTKVEAEGTRSAVVIGGGFIGVEMAENLREAGLEVSLIEAGPQILAPFDSEMSSILAKELDEHGVNLIFSDMVQGFAEVGEQIQVQLASGTVLQSDMVLLAIGVSPDTSFLKDSGLEFGPRGHIVVNERMETNLDQVYAVGDAVEVVDFVNGTKTAIPLAGPANKQGRIAADNVSGLGTTYKGSQGTSIIKVFGITGASTGNNEKTLQRLGLPYHVIYVHPSSHATYYPGATPISMKLIFDPKGTVLGAQAVGYSGVDKRIDDIATVIRFRGTVTDLTELELTYAPPYSSAKDPVNMAGFAAENILKGMTTVFVPKDLEGRDKNNTILVDVRSEIEHANGHIEGSINIPVDNLRGRLAELDPSKEIWVYCQVGLRGYTASRILQQKGFRVKNLTGGYKTYQLSKYSPKKDDLTPNAVHSAARKEIAATVAPAEMGTGTIGAGTATVIESTTASASISSAPVSPPVKQELDLTPDSVLDACGLCCPGPLIQVKMSMDPLLDGQILKVTASDPGFFEDIKAWARMSQNTLLQLTKLPTGMIEAYLRKGITEDSASAAAGAGVQAIQTNNASTMVVFSGDLDKAIASFIIANGAASSGKKVTMFFTFWGLNIIRKDEKVPVNKNFIGKMFGAMMPRGSRKLTLSNMNMMGMGSKMIRSVMKNNNVSSLEELIQMAVDQGVEIVACQMSMDLMGITREELIDGVGIGGVGYYLGQADQSSHNLFI